CAGCAGGCACACGATGTTCTTGTGGTTGGCGCGGGCCAGCGCGGTCAGCTCCGAGTTGAACGCCGTCTCGcggtcgcgccgccgcgccgggcgcgccgccgagctcgacgcCTTGGCCGAGTCCTCGGCGCGCTTGATCGCCACCTCGCGCCCGTCGGAGAGCGTGCCGCGGTACACGGACCCGAAGCTCCCCGTCCCGATCCGGGACTCGTCGGAGAAGCCGTCCGTCGCGGCGTGGAGCATCTCCAGCGTGAAGTGCTCCACCACGCTGCCCGGGCCCTTGCTCCTGCTGGACCCGAGCCGCGGCGGGATCAGCGACTGCTGCACGTTGCCGGCGGCATCCTGCTCgttcctgcggcggcggcggcggcggcggcggcggcaccaaagGAGCACCGCGAACTGCAATGCCACCAGGAGCGCGAGGAGAccagccgcccccgccgcgacgGCGATCCACACGGCCCTCCTGCTCCGGCCACCCTGCGACGCGTTGGGCACGGCGAGGTTGAACTGGAAGGCGCAGTCCATGCAGACGCAGCTCCCGGCGGGGCAGATGTTGGCGGAGCCCGCGAGGACGCCGCATTTGCAGGAGGACATGGGCGCGCAGGGGCCCGGCATGACGCGGCGGAAGACGAGGCGGTTGGTGTCGTTGAACTCGCGGCCGCCCCAGCAGACGAGGGAGTAGTTGGCCATGAGGACGCCGCAGAACGCCTTGCCCTGCGCCTTGACGTCGAGGTActgcgcgccggcgaggctgcccggcggcgaggcgacgccgcGGCCGAAGCAGCGGATGGTGCCGTTGGTGCGCAGGCCGCAGACGCCGTCCTCGCCCAATGCCAGCGCGGCGtacccggcggccgcgccgccgcccgcgaggCCCGGCCTCCCGCGGCCCCAGCACGTGAGCGCCCCCGCCGTGGAGAGCGCGCACGCGCGGGTGCCGCAGGCCGTCACCACGTCGTAGCTCCCGCCCGCcggcgctccggcgacggcCGGGTCCGCCGTGTCGTTCCCGAAGCAGCGGATGGACGCCGCGTCCCGGAGGATGCCGCACACGAAGCCGTCCCCGACGGCCGCGGCGACGAAGCGGAGGTCCCCGGGGATGCCgagcccgcgccaccgccagcAGTGGAGCTCCCCGCTGCGGAGCACCCCGCAGACGCGGTACTCCCCGGCGGCcagcgcgcggagcggcgggccGGAGTAGACCCGCttggcccggccgccggcgccgggcgacAGGTCCCACCAGCGCATGTCGACGGCGTCGGCGCGCTCCCCGGACGGCCCCACGGCGCAGAGGAAGTCCTCCCCGCCCGCCAGCGCCGCGAAGGGGTGCGACGACGGGTAAGTCTCCTGGCGCGCGtggtcgccgcccgccgccgtgcagTTGAGGTCCGCCAgcagcggcgaggacggcgacggcaggAGGCCGCACACTATGGTCGCGTCGCCCGCCCGTGCCAGCGCGAAGGTCGAGagcgcggacgccgccgcgggccgccaccGAGCGAGCAGGGGCAGGAGGAGGAACACGGAGAGGAAGCCATGGAGCaaccggcgctgcggcggcggcatgggagCGCGCAGCGGCGTGCGGGGCGGGAGCGGGGGAGGGGGAGCGGCAGGTGGGGGGACATGGTAAGGCGGGAGCCGGGACAGGTGTGGCCGCGTCAGGTGGTGGATTTGGTGAGTGGCATGCTCTGGCCTCTGGCTGCTCAGCTCAACCGCCCGCCCTTGTCACTCCGCTGCTCTGCTCATCCCC
The genomic region above belongs to Panicum virgatum strain AP13 chromosome 8N, P.virgatum_v5, whole genome shotgun sequence and contains:
- the LOC120686382 gene encoding serine/threonine-protein kinase-like protein CCR4, encoding MPPPQRRLLHGFLSVFLLLPLLARWRPAAASALSTFALARAGDATIVCGLLPSPSSPLLADLNCTAAGGDHARQETYPSSHPFAALAGGEDFLCAVGPSGERADAVDMRWWDLSPGAGGRAKRVYSGPPLRALAAGEYRVCGVLRSGELHCWRWRGLGIPGDLRFVAAAVGDGFVCGILRDAASIRCFGNDTADPAVAGAPAGGSYDVVTACGTRACALSTAGALTCWGRGRPGLAGGGAAAGYAALALGEDGVCGLRTNGTIRCFGRGVASPPGSLAGAQYLDVKAQGKAFCGVLMANYSLVCWGGREFNDTNRLVFRRVMPGPCAPMSSCKCGVLAGSANICPAGSCVCMDCAFQFNLAVPNASQGGRSRRAVWIAVAAGAAGLLALLVALQFAVLLWCRRRRRRRRRRNEQDAAGNVQQSLIPPRLGSSRSKGPGSVVEHFTLEMLHAATDGFSDESRIGTGSFGSVYRGTLSDGREVAIKRAEDSAKASSSAARPARRRDRETAFNSELTALARANHKNIVCLLGCCADSGERVLVYEFMANGTLHDQLHSRTPMAPAVASWRGRLTIALDAARGIEYMHVYAVPPIIHRDVKSANILLDDAWTAKIADFGLSSVLDPAAGACGDGSGTPREPLYTGGTVGYMDPEYYRLQHLTDKSDVYSFGVVLLELMSGCRVVQRYAESVTPKNVVEFAVPHILADDVARVLDPRLPPPTPDEAEALAYVGYLAADCVGPIGCDRPSMTEVVDALERALAACGAAPLSRAGTGRRPVLSRSGTDQFDLTDTD